A portion of the Clostridium gelidum genome contains these proteins:
- a CDS encoding DUF6148 family protein produces MAFTFEIAQKHLDAWLDAEIAVTNGQSYTIGSKSLDRANLYQIREQVKYWSNELSKAKNILKNKGRNRVMRVVPRDL; encoded by the coding sequence ATGGCATTTACATTTGAAATAGCACAAAAACACTTAGATGCATGGCTTGATGCTGAAATTGCAGTAACAAATGGTCAAAGTTATACAATTGGAAGTAAATCATTAGATAGGGCAAATTTATATCAAATAAGGGAACAAGTTAAGTATTGGAGCAATGAACTTTCAAAAGCTAAAAATATACTTAAAAATAAAGGCAGAAATAGAGTAATGAGAGTGGTTCCAAGAGACTTATAG
- a CDS encoding phage major tail tube protein, translating into MDPITNKVIDYTVYVRENGKATKIGDTTSVTLPSIEKLTDTIKGSGIIGEIDLPSYGQIGSMETEIAIRTANDKWGILITAYELEYRWATDVVDPSTGKVAVVAHKAFLKVINKKAEEGKLETGAAQDGSAAYEVIAYKRIINGSEIINIDKLNGIFSVNGINMFDNISQYL; encoded by the coding sequence ATGGATCCAATTACTAATAAGGTTATAGATTATACTGTTTATGTTAGAGAGAATGGAAAAGCCACAAAAATAGGAGATACAACATCGGTGACTTTACCATCAATAGAAAAATTAACAGATACAATTAAAGGTTCTGGAATAATTGGAGAAATAGACCTACCATCGTATGGTCAAATAGGTTCTATGGAAACAGAGATTGCAATAAGAACTGCTAATGATAAATGGGGGATACTAATTACTGCATATGAATTAGAATATAGATGGGCTACAGATGTAGTAGATCCATCAACAGGAAAAGTTGCTGTAGTAGCTCATAAAGCGTTTTTAAAAGTAATAAATAAAAAAGCTGAAGAAGGGAAACTTGAAACAGGTGCCGCACAGGATGGAAGTGCTGCATATGAGGTTATAGCATATAAGAGAATTATCAATGGTAGTGAAATAATTAATATTGATAAATTAAATGGAATTTTTTCTGTTAATGGAATCAATATGTTTGATAATATAAGCCAATATTTATAA
- a CDS encoding phage tail sheath protein, translating into MGYKHGIYGELVASGESITTTKTVAVYIGTAPIHRVKTRVINKPLLIRNLEEVQTKLGYRDNDDFDIFTLSAVVFAHFANKIKPIGPIVVIVLDTTIGAQVTKDISIINGIGYIEDHALIESVEITDEVLGLDYNVKYNDSGKLQITGDNLAATVSVIYKKVDPTIIIAADVIGTYDETSEKRTGIKAIADVYEELNLVPAITSAPGFTQIKEVEQALVSTTSKITDRWEAVCYVDIDSKLATSREAAIKWKTDNNYKSNSEKVCWPKVKVGDKELWMSIVAIVRKLQTDVKNKDVPYDSASNKPIDINGLVTNGQKIKFSQEKANGLNEKGITTAIYSGGKYVLWGPHMGNYDYIETTKPEEIFDINLMMNKYLLNDFQLRNIDLIDSPMTRHDIDALLVSEQMILSAYVSAGELLYGEIKFNQDDNSRSDLIQGDFAFNTLVTNTPPAKSITQKVQYTSKGVDTLYGEESEE; encoded by the coding sequence ATGGGATATAAGCATGGTATATATGGAGAATTGGTTGCAAGTGGTGAATCAATCACAACAACCAAAACAGTTGCAGTATATATTGGAACAGCTCCAATCCATAGAGTAAAAACAAGAGTAATAAATAAACCGTTATTAATTAGAAATTTAGAAGAGGTACAAACAAAACTTGGTTATAGAGATAATGATGACTTTGATATATTCACATTATCTGCAGTAGTCTTTGCACACTTTGCAAATAAAATAAAACCAATTGGGCCTATAGTTGTAATAGTATTAGATACAACTATAGGAGCTCAGGTAACAAAAGATATAAGTATCATTAATGGAATAGGATATATTGAAGATCATGCATTAATAGAAAGTGTAGAAATTACAGATGAGGTTTTAGGTCTTGATTATAACGTTAAATACAACGATTCAGGAAAACTTCAAATTACAGGAGATAATTTAGCTGCTACAGTTTCAGTAATCTATAAGAAAGTAGATCCAACAATAATTATTGCAGCTGATGTTATTGGAACATATGATGAAACCAGTGAAAAAAGAACTGGTATAAAGGCAATTGCTGATGTATATGAGGAACTTAATTTAGTACCTGCAATTACATCAGCGCCAGGATTTACACAAATTAAAGAAGTTGAACAGGCACTCGTATCTACTACATCTAAAATAACTGATAGATGGGAAGCTGTTTGCTATGTTGACATTGATTCTAAATTAGCAACTAGTAGAGAGGCAGCTATAAAGTGGAAAACCGATAATAACTATAAATCCAACAGTGAAAAAGTATGTTGGCCAAAGGTTAAAGTTGGTGATAAAGAATTATGGATGTCTATAGTGGCTATTGTAAGAAAGCTACAGACAGATGTAAAAAACAAAGATGTTCCATATGATAGTGCATCAAATAAACCGATTGACATTAATGGGCTAGTTACAAATGGTCAAAAAATAAAATTTAGTCAGGAAAAAGCTAATGGTTTAAATGAAAAAGGAATTACTACAGCAATTTATTCCGGAGGTAAGTATGTTCTTTGGGGTCCTCATATGGGAAATTATGATTATATTGAGACAACAAAGCCGGAAGAAATATTTGATATAAATCTAATGATGAATAAGTATCTGTTGAATGATTTTCAACTTAGAAATATTGATTTAATAGATTCGCCTATGACTCGCCATGACATTGATGCATTACTTGTTTCAGAACAAATGATATTAAGTGCATATGTAAGTGCTGGCGAATTATTATATGGAGAAATTAAGTTTAATCAAGATGATAATTCACGTTCAGACTTAATTCAAGGTGACTTTGCATTTAATACGCTTGTTACCAATACTCCACCGGCTAAATCTATTACTCAAAAAGTTCAATATACTTCAAAAGGTGTTGATACTTTATATGGAGAGGAGAGTGAAGAATAA
- a CDS encoding phage tail assembly protein, with protein sequence MENKENVLTLKKPIMIDGAETKEINYDFDELTGRDLENVFKESTKSGYMVSASYELDPVIGGRVFAEAANIAYTDVQRFSLADYGKAASLARDFFMLGLVGSQDENI encoded by the coding sequence ATGGAAAATAAAGAAAATGTATTAACACTGAAGAAACCTATAATGATTGATGGAGCGGAAACAAAAGAAATTAATTATGATTTTGATGAATTAACAGGTAGGGATTTAGAAAATGTTTTTAAAGAGTCGACTAAAAGTGGATATATGGTTTCGGCTAGTTATGAATTAGATCCAGTTATAGGGGGGAGAGTTTTTGCAGAGGCAGCTAATATTGCGTATACAGATGTACAAAGATTTTCATTAGCTGATTATGGTAAGGCGGCATCACTTGCAAGAGATTTTTTTATGCTAGGCTTGGTTGGAAGCCAAGACGAAAACATTTAA
- a CDS encoding baseplate J/gp47 family protein: protein MINFVEIIPQNILDNMFDTVESYLGIKLSDGDERNLFLHSLAPIIIGLYNSINDTANQNLLRYARDEKLDEVAEDFYKTTRLDSTKSFCKGIAKLSEVQAQDVTIQAGTKVTPDGLLIYLIRDNAVIKAGQTQTEVTLIAAEPGEKYNGFLPMKIKFIVDPISYVSEIYNTEISASGSDIEDDETYRQRARLYMESLSTTGPEGAYEYYALSADNSVSSIKITSPSPGVVRIYALVDNGEIPSQEILDKIYNACSQKDRRPLTDKVEVVVPEVVNYNIELTYYLDKNFSIKEEEWRKSIEGDHLDHSNGAIRDFIKWQQSDIGKAINPDELKYFIQNAASFEVEGIKITGVRRLEVTSPVHATITENQVAKAANIIVTYGGKE, encoded by the coding sequence TTGATTAACTTTGTTGAAATAATTCCTCAGAACATATTAGATAATATGTTTGATACAGTGGAATCTTATCTTGGGATAAAGTTAAGTGATGGTGATGAACGTAATTTATTTTTACATTCATTAGCACCTATAATAATTGGGCTATACAATTCAATTAATGATACTGCAAATCAAAATTTATTAAGGTATGCAAGAGATGAAAAGCTAGATGAAGTAGCAGAGGATTTTTATAAAACAACTAGATTAGATTCAACAAAATCATTTTGCAAGGGAATAGCAAAGCTTTCGGAAGTTCAGGCTCAAGATGTTACAATTCAAGCTGGAACCAAAGTAACTCCAGATGGATTATTAATATATCTAATTAGAGATAATGCAGTAATTAAAGCAGGACAAACCCAAACAGAAGTTACTCTTATTGCTGCAGAACCTGGAGAAAAATATAATGGATTCTTACCAATGAAAATTAAATTTATAGTAGATCCAATATCATATGTATCAGAAATATATAATACTGAAATATCAGCTTCAGGATCAGATATAGAAGATGATGAAACGTATAGACAAAGAGCAAGACTATATATGGAGAGTCTTAGTACTACAGGCCCAGAAGGAGCGTATGAATATTATGCATTATCTGCAGATAATTCTGTTTCAAGTATAAAAATAACATCACCTTCACCAGGCGTTGTTCGAATATATGCTTTAGTTGATAATGGAGAAATACCAAGCCAGGAAATATTAGATAAGATTTATAATGCTTGTTCTCAAAAAGATAGAAGGCCACTTACAGATAAGGTTGAAGTAGTTGTTCCAGAAGTAGTTAATTACAATATTGAATTAACATATTATCTAGATAAAAATTTTTCAATAAAAGAAGAGGAATGGAGAAAGAGCATTGAAGGAGATCATCTTGATCATTCAAATGGAGCCATAAGAGATTTTATAAAATGGCAACAAAGTGATATTGGAAAAGCAATAAATCCTGATGAACTAAAGTACTTTATACAAAATGCTGCATCATTTGAAGTTGAAGGAATTAAAATTACAGGTGTAAGGAGATTAGAAGTAACTTCGCCAGTTCATGCAACTATAACGGAAAATCAAGTGGCTAAAGCTGCTAATATAATTGTAACTTATGGAGGCAAAGAGTAA
- a CDS encoding head maturation protease, ClpP-related translates to MKKVEVKGTIISQEDKWIYDWLEYPYTTSNDINKQLLDAKGEDVQVDINSNGGSVYVGSEIYTSLKSYSGNLTINIVGMAASAASVVAMAAKCLMSPTGQLMIHNASMGAQGDYRDMNKASEILQSVNKSIANAYKLKTGMSDEELKNIMDNETWLTAQEAKDLGLIDEIMFENTQQYNNSTPNFYNSLVTPSNKAIEELKKCGSVEAFKENIINNKVQNTVNSVIDNKENEEEGKIMDVNTLKNEHKDIYDQVVLEATNSERARIKGIEDLAIPGNEDIIDKAKFETGISAEAVAVEIIKAQKGKGTEFINQAKQDAIDAKLLEVNEVAAPGNDKSDDIKDKENADYMAKYMNGGVK, encoded by the coding sequence ATGAAAAAAGTTGAGGTAAAAGGAACAATAATATCTCAAGAGGATAAGTGGATTTATGATTGGCTTGAATATCCATATACAACATCAAATGATATTAATAAACAATTACTTGATGCTAAAGGTGAAGATGTACAAGTTGATATTAATTCCAATGGTGGTTCAGTATATGTTGGAAGTGAGATATATACAAGCCTAAAATCTTATTCAGGAAACTTAACTATAAATATAGTTGGTATGGCTGCAAGTGCTGCATCAGTTGTAGCTATGGCGGCAAAATGTTTAATGTCACCAACAGGGCAACTAATGATTCATAATGCATCAATGGGAGCACAAGGCGATTATCGAGATATGAATAAAGCAAGTGAGATTCTACAATCTGTGAACAAGTCTATTGCCAATGCATACAAATTGAAAACTGGAATGTCTGATGAAGAACTTAAAAACATTATGGATAATGAAACATGGCTTACAGCTCAAGAAGCTAAAGACTTAGGATTAATTGATGAAATAATGTTTGAAAATACGCAACAATATAATAATTCAACACCAAATTTTTATAATAGCTTGGTTACACCTAGTAATAAAGCCATTGAAGAATTGAAAAAATGTGGAAGTGTTGAAGCATTTAAAGAAAATATAATCAATAATAAAGTTCAAAATACTGTTAATTCAGTAATTGATAATAAAGAAAATGAAGAGGAGGGAAAAATAATGGATGTAAACACATTAAAAAATGAACACAAAGACATCTATGATCAAGTTGTATTAGAAGCAACTAATTCTGAAAGGGCAAGGATTAAAGGAATAGAGGACTTAGCTATTCCAGGTAATGAAGATATAATTGATAAAGCTAAATTTGAAACTGGAATTTCGGCAGAAGCCGTTGCAGTTGAAATTATTAAGGCTCAAAAAGGAAAAGGAACAGAGTTTATAAATCAAGCAAAACAAGATGCAATAGATGCTAAGCTATTAGAAGTAAATGAGGTAGCAGCACCTGGAAATGATAAGTCTGATGATATTAAAGACAAAGAAAATGCCGATTATATGGCAAAATACATGAATGGAGGCGTTAAATAA
- a CDS encoding phage portal protein yields the protein MNVIDRTIGVISPNAALKRQVARQKLSIMNSGYSHHGASRTKKSLLGWMFGGGSPKEDIEDNIQVLRERSRDLYMGTPIATSAIKTLRTNVVGGGLRLKSQIDYEFLGLSDEEAEKLETTIEREFSLWADSVNCDLARLNNFYELQQLIFLSSLMCGDAFALLPYTQRIGMPYDLRIQLIEADRVCDPYYKKGYNNISAGIECNDNGEITAYHIANFHPLSTYRSNSTWTRVEAFGEKTGRRNVIHIMESERIGQRRGVPILAPVIEALKQLGRYTEAELMAAVISGMFTVFIESKSNSEEAPLGSMIPEDEEVDGGDENSYELGNGAIVALGEGETAKETNPGRPNTAFDGFIASVCKQIGAALEIPHDLLLKQFNASYSASRAALLEAWKMFRMRRIWLSNDFCQPIYEEWLSEAVAKSRIYAPGFFDSPIIKKAYCNAEWSGPSQGQLDPVKEANAAVIRVENCFSTRAKETIELTGGDFVKNNRQRIKEEKMRQELLALNKKEVQL from the coding sequence TTGAATGTAATAGATAGGACAATAGGAGTGATTTCACCAAATGCAGCATTGAAAAGACAGGTTGCGAGGCAAAAGCTATCAATAATGAATAGTGGTTACTCACATCATGGAGCTAGTAGAACAAAAAAGAGTTTATTAGGTTGGATGTTTGGAGGGGGAAGTCCTAAAGAAGATATAGAAGATAATATCCAGGTATTAAGGGAACGTTCAAGAGATTTATATATGGGAACTCCAATTGCAACAAGTGCCATAAAAACATTAAGAACCAATGTGGTTGGTGGTGGGCTTAGATTAAAATCCCAAATTGATTATGAATTTCTGGGATTAAGTGATGAAGAGGCAGAAAAATTAGAAACTACAATAGAAAGAGAATTCTCTTTATGGGCTGATAGTGTTAATTGTGATTTAGCAAGACTAAATAATTTTTATGAGTTACAACAACTTATATTTTTGAGTAGTCTGATGTGTGGAGATGCCTTTGCTTTACTTCCCTATACTCAAAGAATTGGAATGCCTTACGATTTGAGAATTCAATTAATAGAAGCGGATAGAGTTTGTGATCCTTATTATAAAAAAGGATATAACAATATAAGTGCAGGCATTGAATGTAATGACAATGGAGAAATAACAGCATATCATATAGCAAATTTTCATCCATTATCTACGTATAGGAGCAATAGTACATGGACTAGAGTTGAAGCTTTCGGTGAAAAGACAGGTAGAAGGAATGTAATTCATATAATGGAAAGTGAACGTATAGGGCAACGAAGAGGAGTTCCAATACTCGCACCTGTTATTGAAGCTTTAAAACAATTAGGGAGATATACAGAAGCAGAATTAATGGCAGCAGTTATATCAGGAATGTTTACAGTTTTCATTGAAAGTAAATCTAATAGCGAAGAAGCGCCACTTGGTTCGATGATACCAGAAGATGAAGAAGTCGATGGAGGTGATGAAAACAGTTATGAATTAGGTAATGGTGCAATAGTAGCACTTGGAGAAGGAGAAACTGCTAAAGAGACTAATCCAGGGAGACCTAATACTGCTTTTGATGGATTTATAGCTTCAGTATGTAAACAAATTGGGGCAGCGCTTGAAATACCACATGATTTATTATTAAAACAATTCAATGCTTCATATTCAGCTAGTAGAGCAGCATTACTTGAAGCTTGGAAAATGTTTAGAATGAGAAGAATTTGGCTTTCAAATGATTTTTGTCAACCTATATATGAAGAGTGGCTTTCAGAAGCCGTAGCCAAGAGCAGAATTTATGCTCCTGGCTTTTTTGATAGTCCAATTATTAAAAAGGCTTATTGTAATGCTGAATGGAGTGGCCCATCTCAAGGACAATTAGATCCAGTCAAAGAAGCTAATGCAGCAGTAATTCGTGTGGAAAATTGCTTCTCGACAAGAGCAAAAGAAACTATAGAGCTTACAGGTGGAGATTTTGTTAAAAACAATAGGCAAAGAATTAAGGAAGAAAAGATGAGACAAGAGTTACTAGCTTTAAATAAAAAGGAGGTACAGTTATAA
- a CDS encoding phage tail protein I translates to MNLNEFDLLELQTSYLQQDSMIQALCVALTPYLKEINDSIKLTYLYGRMDELDKKTIDELAWQFHVDFYDPTLSVEIKRQLVKNSPRWHKIKGTPQATEELTKTIFGGDAEVVEWFQYNGEPYTFQVYANIEALKDGLKTFYKMLDTIKNKRSHLDSIIGVISDELKLETKYKEYSYPFFMCGAFLCGTKPDANTLGTKVTTELNTVTNNTTTMQKYNMAGAFNTGGDTI, encoded by the coding sequence ATGAATCTTAATGAATTTGATTTATTAGAATTACAAACTTCATACCTTCAACAAGATTCAATGATTCAAGCATTATGTGTTGCACTTACTCCATATCTGAAAGAAATAAATGATTCTATTAAATTAACATATTTATATGGAAGAATGGATGAACTAGATAAAAAAACAATAGATGAACTAGCATGGCAATTTCATGTTGATTTTTATGATCCTACGTTGTCTGTTGAAATAAAAAGACAGCTTGTTAAAAATTCTCCTAGATGGCACAAAATAAAAGGCACACCACAAGCCACAGAAGAATTGACTAAGACTATATTTGGTGGAGATGCAGAGGTTGTAGAGTGGTTTCAATATAATGGTGAACCATATACATTTCAAGTATATGCAAATATAGAAGCATTAAAAGATGGGCTTAAAACATTCTATAAAATGTTAGATACCATAAAAAACAAGAGATCTCATTTAGATTCGATAATAGGTGTAATAAGTGACGAATTAAAGTTAGAAACTAAATATAAGGAGTATTCGTATCCTTTTTTCATGTGTGGTGCATTCCTCTGTGGAACTAAGCCAGATGCGAACACTCTAGGAACTAAAGTGACAACAGAACTCAATACAGTAACCAATAATACAACTACTATGCAAAAGTATAATATGGCAGGTGCTTTTAATACAGGAGGCGATACAATTTGA
- a CDS encoding phage tail protein — protein sequence MAINIKIDDKELKRTVAKLRDFPKEIPKATSAALNRTISFVTKKVKKEVTNEYSIKSGEVAATFKIKKANSSSLTASINSKGRVLTLSHFPANLKAGWGKGSKVKVKVKRTGYKQVNGNPTPFVASLGGNLQIVRRKTSKSYPVEVLKTLSIPQMISNAKINENISREASEQLQKRVEHEVEYRLNKLTK from the coding sequence ATGGCTATAAATATTAAAATTGATGATAAGGAATTAAAAAGAACAGTTGCTAAATTAAGAGATTTTCCTAAGGAAATTCCAAAAGCTACATCAGCTGCACTTAATAGAACAATTAGTTTTGTAACAAAGAAAGTTAAAAAAGAGGTTACAAATGAATATTCTATTAAATCAGGTGAAGTAGCTGCTACATTTAAGATAAAAAAGGCAAATAGCAGTAGTTTAACAGCTAGTATTAATTCAAAAGGAAGAGTATTAACATTAAGTCATTTTCCAGCAAATTTAAAAGCAGGATGGGGTAAAGGTTCAAAGGTAAAAGTTAAAGTAAAAAGGACAGGGTATAAACAAGTTAATGGAAATCCAACACCTTTTGTTGCTTCACTTGGTGGAAATTTGCAAATAGTAAGAAGGAAAACATCAAAATCTTATCCAGTAGAAGTTTTAAAAACTTTATCAATTCCACAAATGATAAGCAATGCTAAAATAAATGAAAATATTAGTAGAGAAGCTTCAGAACAACTACAAAAAAGAGTTGAACATGAAGTTGAGTATAGGCTAAATAAGTTAACAAAATAG
- a CDS encoding phage late control D family protein, with the protein MRVIYENTEINIQVSDCKVIDNMGGKADSLAITFADIKNECRKWGFKKNHTIEVIEEPFSTGKMYVDEFGCGVGIYSIRALSIKKKVKTKFTRTWESVRFLALVNDLIKDEGLKLETYGTIENYEYARVDQIEKNNIEFLNERCILEGYNLKICDGKAIIVSEVFLEGQKESLTLDPSMFVGKYNFNCISKDIYSGCEINYASRKFIKGNCILNRDGELLKLRNIMVSNSYEADRFAKNILRSYNKYEITGTFYLNKNAKVAAGATVKIENLDSFNGKYIVDRVYQDFIQGKTKVRVRKVLEGF; encoded by the coding sequence ATGAGAGTTATATATGAAAACACTGAGATTAATATTCAGGTATCTGATTGTAAAGTTATAGATAATATGGGTGGCAAGGCTGATAGCCTTGCTATTACTTTTGCAGATATAAAAAATGAATGTAGGAAATGGGGCTTTAAGAAAAATCATACTATAGAAGTTATTGAGGAACCATTTTCAACAGGAAAAATGTATGTAGATGAGTTTGGATGTGGAGTTGGAATATATTCAATAAGAGCTCTTTCTATAAAGAAAAAGGTAAAAACTAAATTCACAAGAACCTGGGAAAGTGTAAGATTTTTAGCATTGGTTAATGATCTTATAAAAGATGAGGGGTTAAAGTTAGAAACATATGGAACAATTGAAAATTACGAGTATGCAAGGGTAGACCAAATAGAAAAAAATAATATTGAATTTCTAAACGAAAGATGTATTTTAGAAGGTTATAATTTAAAAATTTGTGATGGAAAAGCAATTATTGTTTCAGAAGTATTTTTAGAAGGGCAAAAAGAATCATTAACATTAGACCCATCTATGTTTGTTGGAAAATATAATTTTAACTGTATATCTAAAGATATATATAGTGGTTGTGAAATAAACTATGCTTCAAGAAAGTTTATTAAAGGAAATTGCATATTAAATCGAGATGGTGAGTTGCTTAAATTAAGAAACATAATGGTTAGTAACAGTTATGAAGCTGATAGATTTGCAAAAAATATACTAAGATCATATAACAAATATGAAATCACTGGAACATTTTATTTAAATAAAAATGCAAAGGTTGCAGCAGGTGCTACAGTAAAAATTGAAAATCTAGATTCTTTTAATGGCAAATATATAGTTGATAGAGTGTATCAAGATTTTATTCAAGGGAAAACAAAAGTTAGAGTTAGAAAAGTACTGGAGGGATTTTAG
- a CDS encoding major capsid protein produces MSIYETKTMLLAIEQKKPVFTFLRDTFFPNIETLLTEKAEVDIKKGKRKLAPFVAPRVGGKVMTREGFKTDVITTPKIAPIRVITADDIKKRTPGENVYSTKTPEERAALLLAKDLVELDEAITRREEWMCAQVVLGESIDIDVDGVKQNIDFGFTNTVTLSGAKLWSASTSKPLADLKTWRLKIIKATGKTPNMCLMADDVVDNFIENAAVQKLLDIQRLNIGAIEPSYQGNGVTFIGKLPSLGLELYSYSEYYIDDDGQEKQLIPTGKVIVGVSGSGKRYYGSVTQKEKGTWVTYEGDRIPKYTTDDKNEIDELRLTSRPLPTPEDVDSWVVATVL; encoded by the coding sequence ATGAGTATATATGAAACTAAAACAATGCTTCTAGCAATTGAACAAAAGAAACCAGTATTTACATTTTTAAGAGACACATTTTTTCCAAACATTGAGACACTTTTAACTGAAAAAGCAGAGGTAGATATTAAAAAAGGTAAAAGAAAACTTGCACCTTTTGTTGCTCCACGTGTTGGTGGAAAAGTAATGACAAGAGAAGGTTTTAAAACAGATGTTATTACTACACCTAAGATTGCACCGATAAGAGTAATCACAGCAGATGATATTAAAAAAAGAACGCCAGGAGAAAATGTTTATAGCACTAAGACGCCAGAAGAAAGAGCAGCATTATTGCTTGCTAAAGACTTAGTAGAGTTAGATGAAGCTATAACAAGAAGAGAAGAGTGGATGTGTGCCCAAGTAGTATTAGGGGAATCAATTGATATTGATGTTGATGGAGTAAAACAAAATATTGATTTTGGCTTTACAAATACAGTAACACTTTCAGGAGCTAAATTATGGAGTGCTTCAACTTCTAAACCACTTGCTGATTTAAAAACTTGGCGATTAAAAATAATAAAAGCAACTGGGAAAACTCCAAATATGTGTTTAATGGCTGATGATGTAGTGGATAATTTTATTGAGAATGCAGCTGTTCAAAAGTTATTAGATATTCAAAGATTAAATATTGGGGCAATAGAGCCAAGCTATCAAGGAAATGGAGTTACATTTATTGGTAAATTACCATCTTTAGGACTTGAATTATATTCTTATTCAGAATATTACATTGATGATGATGGTCAAGAAAAACAACTTATTCCAACTGGAAAAGTTATTGTTGGTGTATCTGGTAGCGGAAAGCGTTACTATGGTTCAGTAACTCAAAAAGAAAAAGGAACATGGGTAACATATGAAGGTGATAGAATTCCTAAATATACTACGGATGATAAAAATGAAATTGATGAATTAAGACTTACATCAAGACCATTACCAACACCAGAAGATGTTGATAGTTGGGTAGTTGCTACAGTGTTATAG
- a CDS encoding LysM domain-containing protein, translated as MSDRTYYKHITNENDTFDKLALDFYSDEKYSIFIMQINPDFIGTIQFEYGVELMIPILKNRDTSTLPPWKSR; from the coding sequence ATGAGTGATAGAACATATTATAAGCATATAACTAATGAAAATGATACTTTTGATAAACTTGCTTTAGATTTTTATAGTGATGAAAAGTATTCAATTTTTATTATGCAAATTAATCCTGATTTTATCGGAACTATTCAATTTGAATATGGAGTAGAGCTTATGATCCCAATATTAAAAAATAGAGATACATCAACACTACCACCTTGGAAGAGCAGGTGA